GCGTAAGAAACCGACTTGGACGAAAGAGCAAGGAAAGGAAATGGAGGTAGACGCCAAGAAGGAAGTGAATGCCAGGGACGACGGCACTTAGGAGAGAAAGCCCAAAGAGCGAGGACAAAGAGCGAGGAACACAAGGACGGCGACGCAGTCGTCTGAGAAGAGGTTGGAAGCTCTCCGTCgtgctttctctgttctctgagTGTGTTCAGGGAGCAAGCGATGCAGCGAACGATCaactctttgttttctcatGTGACTCGGCTGTCGACAGAGCTGAGggaaatgaagaaggaaattATCAGCCATCTCCAAGCCACTCCTAGTTTGGCCAAGAGCGGGGCGGACTCTAAGGCAGGCGGGGGTGCGGAGCATGCGCTGCACACGGTCAGGACCGAGCTCCATGGATTGAAAAATTTGCTGGCGCAGCATTCCCAAATTCACCGAGACTCTCTTCACACGCTTCAACAGAAAGTTGAGGCTGCCAGGTCCACAGGTGAGCGAAGAATagaggaagacgcaagacagagagacagcgaaaccGCGATCTGTTCGGGTCGGAGACGCAGTGAATTGCGTGAAACAAACACAGGGAGTGGTCGTCCGCATTTCCGGACTCTGAGCTGTGTTGGCGTTGCATGTACTTCGCGTCTCCGAAGCGATGCATTGCTGTCTCCTGGAAAAGATACGTGGGTGGCATGCACACCCGACGACGGTTAGTGAGGATGCGTTTTTCCGTGAGGTCTGTTTTGGAGCTCATGTAAGCTGACGCGAGCAgccagaagcgagagagggaggagaagcggtGAAAGTGGCGTGTGTGGAGATCCGTTTAAAGTCGAGGATTCCACTTGTTTCCAAACCCTCTCGATTCACACCCTGCACACCCTGTCCGACGGGGAACGCTTTCTTGCGGTGTTCGCATGTGCATGCCTTTTTCGTGTTTCCACTTTCGTCGTCGTCGATCGCTTTTCATGCAGCTTGCTGGTTTCGagtctttctgcgtcttgtGCAGGTTCGGCGGGAGCTGTCGCGCCAGAGCTCAGGGAGTTGGCTAACCGGGCGCGGGAGCTGGAGGCGACGATTGCAGCAAAGGAGcacttttcgtttttcatgACCATCGGGATGATTCTCGTTCTGCTTGCTTTTGCGCTTTTTGTGTGGAAGCGCTTCCGCGACATGGAGAAAAAGCACTTGCTTTAAACGCAGTTGCTGCCTGTCAGTTTCCGAGCTCGACAGCGTACTCCACAGCTTgccgggtgtatgtacagttCGGAGTTCGTCCTCGCTTCACTGAGATACGGGCGTGTCTCGCGTGCGTACATGTTTGCattctgtgtgtttttgtgtgCACACCCTTTTGGACTGAAGCTGCGGTGGCACACACGTCGGTCTGGCATGTGCGCCCGCACAAAGACACGGAGGGGTCTCTGCAATCCGCGGGAAACAGTTCTCTTTTCAAGTGTAGAGCTTCGTACACAAATTCGTGCGTAGGTCTGTTTGTGTGTTCGGAATGGAACCTTTTCTCCACGGgtgcacagagaaagagtggGATCGATGCAATCAGTTCAATCAATGGTCAGTTCTTGTGTGACCTGAGGTCAGTACGCAACATCGGTGTTGTGTGTCgccgtgtgtctctcgacACACAGAGTGCGTCTATATGAAGGCAATGCTTCGTGGGAAATGTTTACACCAGGGTGCGTGCCAATGGGTGCCGCGTTTGTGAACTGTCAGTCAAAGGATTTCAAGATCGTACGGCATCAAGGTTACTCCACATTGATCACGTTCTACGAGTAATATTTGGATTCGTGTTATCACGCGTATTaacagcgaaagaaaactactactcagatgctagtGTAGGATCAGAAAATGCCCACTCGGGATGTCCCAGTCGTGCGGTCATCTTCGCGCAGGTTCGTGTGTATCTCTAGATACGAGAAAGTCTTGCGGAACAATTTGAGACCCGTAGACCTCACCTCCAATTGTATACTTCCGCCTGTATTTCGATCAGCGCGTCTGGAAGTATGACTTCTTTAGTCTGTAGACCTCGAGAAAGAGGGCGATATCCTGTGTGCCGGAGAGCGGCGAAAAAACTACAAAGGGTTCCAAGAAAATCCGAAAAAGAGACTTTGCCGTGCAGACGTATGCAATTCGGCAAGGAGTGTGCATACGCATTTCCAAGAGCCAACAGGGACAATGGTACATCAGAGGCGCCGGACATGCGAGGCGGAAAGTAGACGTCTCAGATACAACATGACTACAGAGAGTATCCACGCGCCGCCGAAGGAATGGAAAACACCCTGTGCGGGAGCAGTCCGTCTTGTCTGAATGTTCCTAGACTCACGCCAGAGACTAGCACACAACTCTAAACTCAGGACAGtcgctgcttcgtcgccCGAAGGGGTGCCTGCTGACGAACTGCTTCCACGAACAGCAAAGGCAGTCTGGTACAATTAGAGACATGGAACGCGCACTAGCCTTCCATGGGTCGAGTGTAGAGGGGAACTCCCTGAAACAAAAGTCAAGGGAAGAACCGTGCAGCTAAGGATACTGCTAATATCAAGAACAGCAAATCCTCCAGTTACCAGCCACTAGCCTCAGGATTTATAACTGTCAAGCTAGTACTTGAGGAGTGGCCAAGTCCGGAATGCGGCAACGCAATCCCTATCCGCTTCTGAATGTGCACGTTCAGCTGAACCCGAACAAAACTGCCAAGGGCAGTGTCTGAGAAACTGATCTGTTTCATTTCTTTTGTTCAGACCAACATCACGAAGGAAAAAGCTAAAGGGACTACACCAATTCGTACAGCCTTTTATAAGTGTTGGTTTTCAAATCGACGGTGGACTCGTGTACCGGAGGCATGGTCTAAGGCATCTTGAGTGCCCTGATCGTCGCTGTCCAAACCTTCTCCCTTCACTGTGCAGATTTATGGAACCAAGGCATAAACTGTCACCGGGTGACAGGAGGTCTGCCTCTTGTACTTTATGGCGCCTGGTGCTTGTTTCCACACTGCGGTGGTGTTCCAGTCCTTTAGGAAATTTCCATGTCTGCGTGAGGCTCTTTCGTGATCACGCTGTGCAATTAGTCCGCTTCTCCATCTGGCaaaaatgcatgcaagtgcCATCTCAGGCGCAGGCAGTGGCTGTTTCCACTGTTGCTTCCCGGTTCGCCATCACACGTGGCGCCAGGAGAGTGCACACTGTGCAAGGTGTGTCGCACACATTCTTTGTTTGTGTTGCCAAAAGCGTTTCCTGGACTCTTTGTACACATGGAAGCATTAGCACACAAGAAGACGGaggtctctctcgtttgAGACGCTGCATCGACATCACGCACGCTTCTTTCGAATTATTTCGAACGACGAATAGTTTCGCTGCGCTATCGACTTCTTCTCAAGAATGTCCAGTTGGTCGATCCGGCTTTGTGGACTGCCTACATGTCGCAGCCAGTGAAGCATTTTCTCAACTTGGGCACTTGGGCCTTCAGCCTCCCCCTTCACAGTGCCCCCCGGCATGTTCTGAACCCACCCGGTAAGTCCTAGGTGTTGGGCATGTTCTTGAGTGTGAACGCGGAAAAAAACTCCTTGCACCCGACCGTGAACCTCGAAAACGACGGCAACGAGGTCTTGGCCTGCcccgcgagagacgcagtcACCGCCGCCAGTCTCCATTGTgaaaaaatgaaaaaacAATAGAGTAATGGCCTGTGTGCCGCGCTTCAGGTGCAtgaggaaaaacgcaagcGACCCTGGATGTGCAAGCTGTTTACGGTAGAAAACCGGAGGGGTCTCAGTCCCCTCAATGCCGTCGGAACGCCTGTATCGAACAAACGAACTCTATCCTCGATGGGTACCGCCTGGTTCTCCCCAATGCAACGAGCTACCCTCTCGCGGGTCAACGAAACTGCAACGTCAACGCCTCCTCTGCTGCCCGTTTTGCTAAGCGAGGATACGCTGCGGTTGCGAAGTGAACTTTACAACGCAACTATCCAGCTCACCAATACGGAATACACAGATTCGCAACAGCAATTTCTACCGTAGTTCCACTCTGGCACCACGTGGTCACCCCCTAGTAGAGCCAATTCGAAACAGCGATTTCCGAGACGCCACACAATCTACGCAATTCTGTAGATGAGATGCAACCCGGAGTCGGTATCAATAATATCGCTGATTTCCCCAACTTGAAGCGCGAAGGAAGCGTCTTCAAAAGGTTTCTGCATCATTCCTCGGGTGAAAAACCCGAGATCCCCGCCTTTCTGAAAGGAACCGCAGTCGCTGTACTGATTCGCAAGCTGCGCAAAGTTTTCCTGGCGAACGCTGGACTTCAGGACGGATAGTTCGTCCCAAGCCTGGTCCTTCGACTTCGTCACCGGTTGGTTCGTCCGGCGAGAGACCGGGTTTCTTGATTCGTTGTGCTTTATCAGCAAGTGCAGGCAACGCACTCGGTCGGGTGCCGCAGCAGACATCTTTGGCGCGCAGGAACAGACGTACGGTGGGTAGCCGCTAAAAACCTACTTTCACGCGGCAGAACAGTCCAGGCAGGCAAGAATCCACTTTTGAGGCGACAACCCAGAACAGTTCCTTCGTTATGAGCGTTCCACCGGCAACCTGCGCACAGAAAAGCGCATACTCTGTGTGGCACGAACCTCCAGCGAATACCCCAGACGCTACAGTGGTAGCAGACGACTGGCACAGAAGAGTCTTGACGTGTCACACGTaaaaaacgaaaggaaaaacgagttTGCTGAGTTTGAAAACAAACCTAAACCCTCCAACAGAAGCCAGTAAAATCAAGACACCCGTCCTCGATTTTCTCCGAAACCTCCAGCGCGGTTTTCTTCGGAA
This genomic interval from Toxoplasma gondii ME49 chromosome VIIb, whole genome shotgun sequence contains the following:
- a CDS encoding acylphosphatase family protein (encoded by transcript TGME49_258940), with translation METGGGDCVSRGAGQDLVAVVFEVHGRVQGVFFRVHTQEHAQHLGLTGWVQNMPGGTVKGEAEGPSAQVEKMLHWLRHVGSPQSRIDQLDILEKKSIAQRNYSSFEIIRKKRA
- a CDS encoding peptidylprolyl isomerase (encoded by transcript TGME49_258930), encoding MSAAAPDRVRCLHLLIKHNESRNPVSRRTNQPVTKSKDQAWDELSVLKSSVRQENFAQLANQYSDCGSFQKGGDLGFFTRGMMQKPFEDASFALQVGEISDIIDTDSGLHLIYRIA